A single genomic interval of Bacillus sp. es.036 harbors:
- a CDS encoding nucleoside deaminase, whose translation MTEKDWLTHAIQLASKSVTDYRGGPFGAIVVKDGVVIGEGFNQVTSDHDPTAHAEVVAIRNACQKLGTHQLDGCVIYASCEPCPMCLGAIYWSRPDRVYFAASRHEAADAGFDDAVIYDEIEKKPEHRTIPFHHIEMKEKNEPFQNWQKHGERVEY comes from the coding sequence ATGACAGAGAAAGATTGGCTCACACATGCCATTCAGTTAGCATCAAAAAGTGTTACAGATTATCGTGGTGGTCCATTTGGGGCTATCGTTGTAAAAGATGGCGTTGTGATTGGGGAAGGGTTCAATCAAGTGACAAGCGACCACGATCCAACTGCTCATGCAGAAGTTGTCGCTATTCGAAACGCCTGCCAAAAACTCGGGACGCATCAGCTTGACGGCTGTGTCATTTACGCAAGCTGTGAACCATGTCCAATGTGCCTTGGCGCCATTTACTGGTCACGGCCTGATCGCGTTTACTTCGCAGCTTCAAGACACGAAGCTGCCGATGCCGGATTTGATGATGCTGTCATCTATGATGAAATCGAGAAAAAACCTGAACATAGAACCATCCCGTTCCATCATATTGAGATGAAAGAAAAGAACGAGCCTTTTCAAAACTGGCAAAAACATGGCGAACGAGTAGAATACTAA
- a CDS encoding potassium channel family protein → MISFLLTLKRMLSALWWAIKDKEFQVLFFLTTITLVSGTIFYHTVESWSVLDSLYFSVVTLTTVGFGDFSPQTDFGKIFTILYLFTGIGLILGFINKLALHMGRSKSRKQDERERKGLNKR, encoded by the coding sequence ATGATTTCCTTTCTTCTGACGTTAAAGAGAATGCTATCCGCATTATGGTGGGCTATTAAAGATAAAGAATTTCAGGTGCTATTCTTTTTAACAACGATCACCCTCGTCTCAGGAACGATTTTCTATCACACGGTAGAGAGTTGGTCTGTGTTAGATTCGCTGTATTTTAGTGTTGTTACTCTAACGACCGTAGGCTTTGGTGATTTTAGTCCACAAACCGATTTTGGTAAGATTTTTACTATCTTATATTTGTTTACTGGAATTGGCCTTATTTTAGGATTCATTAATAAGCTTGCTTTACATATGGGAAGAAGTAAATCAAGAAAACAAGATGAACGTGAAAGGAAGGGCTTAAACAAAAGGTAA
- the rpsN gene encoding 30S ribosomal protein S14 gives MAKKSKVVKEQKRQELVLKYAELRQELKAKGDYEAMRKLPRDSSPTRLNNRCEVTGRPKGYLRKFKMSRIAFREYAHKGQIPGVKKSSW, from the coding sequence TTGGCTAAGAAGTCGAAAGTAGTAAAAGAACAAAAGCGTCAGGAGCTCGTCTTGAAATATGCTGAGCTTCGTCAGGAGTTGAAAGCGAAAGGTGATTATGAAGCTATGCGTAAATTGCCACGTGATTCTTCACCAACTCGGTTAAATAATCGCTGTGAAGTGACTGGTCGTCCGAAGGGGTACTTACGAAAATTTAAAATGTCTAGGATTGCGTTTCGTGAATATGCTCATAAGGGGCAGATCCCTGGAGTGAAGAAGTCAAGCTGGTAA
- a CDS encoding MerR family transcriptional regulator produces MLLKIGELAELCHVSKRTVDYYTKMGLLQCERSETNYRFYGADAIDDIKFIEQCKEMQMTLNQIQQRLTVKKSSQVDTEMIHSQVKQVIDKMEYLGAELKDIYENVEKLDEEAQTKIKKNLSPQTVALIQSLLLYST; encoded by the coding sequence GTGTTGTTAAAAATAGGGGAGTTAGCTGAATTGTGCCATGTTTCGAAACGGACAGTTGACTATTATACCAAAATGGGATTATTGCAGTGTGAGCGCTCGGAAACGAATTATCGCTTCTATGGGGCAGATGCGATTGATGATATTAAATTCATTGAACAATGCAAAGAAATGCAAATGACGTTAAATCAAATCCAACAACGTCTAACGGTAAAAAAGTCTAGTCAAGTTGATACAGAAATGATTCATAGTCAGGTGAAACAAGTAATTGATAAAATGGAATATTTAGGGGCAGAATTAAAGGACATTTACGAAAATGTTGAGAAATTAGATGAAGAAGCTCAAACGAAGATTAAGAAAAATCTTTCGCCTCAAACTGTCGCACTTATTCAATCGTTACTTCTTTACTCAACTTGA
- a CDS encoding hemolysin family protein, with translation MNDIPLDSILLLGSLLLLSAFFSSAETAYSSVNKIRLRNFADEGRRGSKRALAIAENFDKALSTILIGNNIVNIAAASISAAVATEIFGGNAGLVISTVFMTILVLIFGEILPKSLAKEHAESYSLMIATVLYVLIKLLAPLNFFFVKLKVWVSSLFAKNSTMPSVTEEELKVMLDISEEEGVIDKEERDLIHRSMDFDDTLAGEVLTPRIDIVAIDIDQSVEEMKEIFFEERFSRIPVYQDSIDNIIGILTEKEFFTHLIKYQTVDIKELIREPLFVVESMKISTLLPKLQKEKVHMAIVLDEFGGTSGIVTLEDVLEEIVGEIWDEQDEKFSTMQRISDSNYRFDAQFQLDDFFDLMEAATPESSYHTIGGWVIENLGTVPSNGDSFYYENLKIIVEQVEERRVRKILVEVLPKDQTYEDMMVRV, from the coding sequence TTGAATGATATACCACTGGATTCGATTCTTTTATTAGGTTCCTTATTACTGTTATCTGCTTTTTTCTCATCAGCTGAAACAGCCTATTCGAGTGTTAACAAGATTAGGTTAAGAAATTTCGCAGATGAAGGAAGGCGTGGAAGTAAAAGAGCTTTAGCCATTGCTGAGAACTTTGATAAAGCCTTATCAACGATTCTTATCGGAAACAATATAGTCAATATTGCTGCTGCTAGTATTTCAGCTGCTGTAGCAACTGAAATATTTGGCGGGAATGCTGGCCTCGTGATTAGTACGGTGTTCATGACTATTTTAGTCTTGATCTTTGGTGAAATACTTCCTAAATCGTTAGCAAAGGAACACGCAGAATCTTATTCATTAATGATCGCAACGGTGTTATATGTTCTCATTAAGCTGCTTGCACCTCTCAATTTCTTTTTTGTTAAATTGAAAGTGTGGGTATCAAGTCTTTTTGCGAAAAACAGCACAATGCCATCTGTTACAGAAGAAGAGTTAAAAGTAATGTTAGACATTAGTGAAGAAGAAGGGGTCATCGATAAAGAGGAAAGAGACCTCATTCATCGATCGATGGATTTTGATGATACGCTTGCAGGTGAGGTTTTAACACCGCGAATTGACATTGTGGCCATTGATATTGATCAATCCGTAGAAGAAATGAAAGAAATCTTCTTTGAAGAGAGGTTTTCAAGAATACCTGTCTATCAAGATAGTATTGATAATATTATTGGGATTTTAACGGAGAAAGAATTTTTTACTCACTTGATTAAGTATCAAACTGTTGATATTAAAGAATTAATTCGAGAGCCTCTGTTTGTGGTAGAATCAATGAAGATTTCCACTCTGTTACCAAAATTGCAAAAGGAAAAGGTACACATGGCCATTGTGCTAGATGAATTTGGTGGTACGTCAGGAATCGTTACATTAGAAGACGTACTAGAAGAGATTGTGGGAGAAATCTGGGATGAGCAAGATGAGAAATTCAGTACGATGCAGCGAATCTCTGATAGCAACTATCGTTTTGATGCTCAATTTCAGCTAGATGATTTCTTCGATTTAATGGAGGCGGCTACACCTGAAAGTTCTTATCACACGATAGGTGGATGGGTCATTGAGAATCTCGGAACAGTTCCTAGTAACGGGGATTCCTTCTATTATGAAAATCTTAAAATTATCGTCGAACAAGTTGAAGAGCGTCGCGTAAGAAAAATACTGGTAGAAGTGCTTCCAAAAGATCAAACATACGAAGATATGATGGTAAGAGTTTAG